The Luteolibacter rhizosphaerae region AACGCCATGATCGAATTCCCACGCGACCTTCAGAACACCATCCCCTCCTCCTCCGTGAAAATCGTCGGTCTCGGCGGTGCGGGGACCAACATGCTCGACCGGGTCGTCCTCGACGGCATGGACGGCGCGGAAATGCTGGCGATCAACACGGACATCCGCACGCTGTCCGGATCGGTGGCGCGGGACCGGATCCAGCTCGGCCGCAACCTGACCAAGGGTCTGGGTGCCGGTGGTGATCCGGAGCTGGGCCAGCAAGCGGTGCTGGAAGCGGAGAGCGAAGTGCGTGCCTCGCTGAAGGGGCGCAAGATCGTGTTCCTCTGCGTGGGTCTCGGCGGTGGCACCGGCTCCGGTGCGGCGCCGATCGTGTGCCGCATCGCGCGTGAGGAAGGTGCCTTCGTGGTGGTGTTCGCGACGATGCCCTTCAGCTTCGAAGGCCGCCGCCGCCGCGAGCAGGCGGATACCTCTCTGAACGAGCTGGCGGTGCTCTCGAACGCGTTGGTGACCTTCGATAACACCCGCATGGGTGATCTGGTGCTAGCCAAGCAAGGCATTCACGAAGCCTTCGCCGCGGCGGACCGGATGATTTCCGAAAGTATCAAAGCGGTGATCCGCTTGGTAATCCGCCCGGGCCTGATCAACGTCGGCCTCGACGACCTGATGGCCGCGCTGCGCACGACGCGTTCCCGCTGTCTGTTTGGTTCCGGCATCGCGACCGGCAAGGACCGCGCGCAGAAGGCGCTGCGGAATGCGCTCAACAGCCCGCTGCTCGACCAAGGCGCGTTGCTGCGCGATACCGAGACGGTGCTGGTGCACCTGTGTGGTGGCGAGGACCTGACCCTTTACGAGATCGAGCTGCTGATGCAGAGCCTGTCGAAGCATGTGCCCGAGAAGGCACACGTGCTCTTCGGCGCGGCAGTGGACCCGAGCATGGGCGACCACCTGAGCATCACGATGATCAGCTCGCTGCCCGAGGACCGCCTGCACATCCCGCGGACCTCCCCGATCGAGCGTCCGGGTCTGCTGGAGCCGACGGTGGGATTCGCGGATGACGTCGAGGAGGAAGAAGAAGAACCGGTGGCGATAAAGCCGGTGGCCCGCGAGAAGAAGCCTGCCGTGAAGGCGGCGGTGACCGCAGCCAGCCTGTTCGCCGATCCGGCACCCGCGCCGGTGGTGGCGGAATTTACTTCTCGTGCCGCCGTGGTGGTGGATGAAGCTCCCTTTGCGGAGCCGGAGCCATCGCCCTTCACGATCGACCCGATCAAGCCTGAGGAAGAGGAAGACGAGGAGGTTTTTACCAGCCTGAGGAAGGAAGAGCCGGAGCTTGAAGTGGAGCCGGAACGGGAGCCCGAGCCTGAACTTGAATCCGAGCCGGAAGCGGTGTCCCTGCCCGAGATCGAGGATGAGGATTTCCCGGAGCTGGAGGCTCCGCCGGTGTCCGAGCCCGAGGAAGAAGAACCTGCGTTCTTCTCGATCGCCGACGATCAGGAAGCTGCAAACGAGAAGGAGCCCGAGGGCGAGAAGCCGGTGGTGCTGCCGGGCGTGTTCGATGATCTGGAGGAGGAATTCGCGGATCTGGAAGAGCCGGTGGTGCTGGAGAAGCCTTCCGGCAAGCCCAAGTCGGGCAAGGCTCAAACGGAACTGAGCTTTGAAGGCGGCCCGCGCGGAAAGTTCGAAGGGGCTTCGCCGAGCTTGTTCGAAGGCGAGGATCTGGATGTACCGGCCTTCCTGCGGAAGAAACGCTGATTTCGCGGGGTTTCACCCATTTGCTATCGCGGTCGCACCGGGACATGGCTTTCCGGTGCGACCGCTTTGGTTTGAGCCCGTGTTCGAGGAAGGGGGAAAAGGCCCCGGGATTTGTAGGGCTCGGGTCAAGCTTGCGATATCAACAGGTTGTGTTGATGGGGCGGCGGGTGATGTCACCTGACATCAGACGGGCTTTGCATTCTTTCCAACAGAAGTCATCGTCCCGGCCAGCCGACCGATGGAATCCAAGCCGTCCAGTCTTGAAAGCCTGCGGATCGACCGCTCGCAGACGCCGCTGAAAAGCAGCAGCGGAAAGGCTTGGTGGGTGATCCTGACCGTGATCCTGCTGGCCGCCGGAGCCTTCTTCTGGACGAAGCGACCACAAGCCGTGGCCGTGAAAACTGCCCCAGCGCGGGTGCAGCAAGGCACGGGCGGAAGCTCGGCGAAGACGCTGCTGAACGCGACCGGCTACGTGACGACCCGCTTGGATGCCACGGTATCCTCCAAGGTAACCGGCAAGGTGGCCGAGATCCTGGTGGAGGAAGGGATGAAGGTGGAGAAAGGTCAGGTGCTGGCGCGGCTCGATGACTCGAACGTGCAGACGGCGCTGCGGCTGGCGGAAGCGCGGCTGGAATCCAGCAAGCGCGCGCTGGAAGAAGCGGAGCCGGCGCTGGCCTATGCCGAGGCCGAGCTCAATCGCCTGCGCGGGCTGGAGCAGACCCGGGCGGTGAGCAAGACGGACTACGAACGGGCGGAAGCGGAGGCCCGGGGACGGCGCGCAGGGCTGGAAAGGCTTCGTTCCGAAGTCACGGTGTCCGAGCGCCAGGTGGACGACTGGAAGCAGCAGCTCGACGACACGATCATCCGCGCGCCCTTCGCCGGGGTGGTGACGACGAAGGATTCGCAACCGGGTGAGATGATCTCGCCGATTTCCGCGGGCGGTGGCTTCACGCGCACGGGCATCTGCACGCTGGTGGACATGAAGTCGCTGGAGATCGAGGTGGATGTCGGCGAGAGCTTCATCAACCGCGTGAAGTCCGGCCAGCCGGTGGAAGCGACCCTCGACGCCTATCCCTCGTGGAAGATCCCGTGCAAGGTGATCGCGATCATCCCGACGGCAGACCGGCAGAAGGCGACCGTGAAGGTGCGCGTGGGCTTCGATCAGCTGGACCCGCGGATCCTGCCGCAGATGGGCGTGAAGGTGGCGTTCCAGAGCGACGAGGCACCGGAGCCGGTGGCCGCGAATGCCGTGCTCGTCCCCAAGGATGCGGTGGCGAAATCGAGCGCGGGCAAGGATATCATATGGGTCGTGCGGGAGGACAAGGTGGAGCGGCGCGCGGTCACCCTCGGCCCGGAGCAGGGCGGAGATCTGGTAGTGAAGGCCGGCGTGTCGTCCGGCGATGCCGTGGTATTGAATCCACCTTCCACCCTTGAAGACGGCGCGAAGGTTACCTTAGAAAAATCACGATGAGCGATTCCCGTCCCACACTCGTCCGCATCGACAACGTGACCCGGACTTTCACGCGGGGTTCCGAGCAGATCCCGGTGCTATCCGGACTTCATCTCGATGTGAAGGAAGCGGAGTTCCTCGCGTTGATGGGGCCTTCGGGGTCCGGCAAGTCAACACTGCTAAACTTGATCGGAGGCTTGGACCGGCCGAGTTCCGGGGTGGTGCAGATCGGGCCGGACCGGGTGGACCAGCTTTCGGATGGGCAACTGGCGGCGTGGCGCGCGCGGCATATCGGCTTCGTGTTCCAGTTCTACAACCTGCTGCCGGCACTGAACGCGGAGCGGAACGTGGAGCTACCGCTCCTGCTTACCCATCTGAACAAAGCGAAGCGGCGCCAGCATGTGGCGGCGGCTCTGGATGCGGTGGGCCTGTCTCATCGCGTAAAGTCCTTTCCGCGCACCCTCTCCGGCGGTGAGCAGCAGCGGGTGGGCATCGCGCGGGCGATCGTGACCGATCCCACGGTGCTGCTCTGCGACGAGCCGACCGGCGACCTCGACCGGAAGTCGGGTGACGAGATCCTTTCGCTGCTGCAATCGCTCAACCGCGACCACGGCAAGACCATCATCATGGTGACCCACGATCCGCATGCTTCGGCACGCGCGACACGGACGGTGTATCTGAACAAGGGTCAACTCTCCGACACCCCGGAAGACTAAGCCAAGCGCGACCACGCCATGAAGTTCCTACCTCTGATTTGGGCGGGCCTGAAGCGGAAGAAGCTCCGCACGGTGCTCACGTTCCTCTCGATCTTCGTGGCCTTCCTTTTGCTCGGCTTCCTGGGCATCATTCACACCGGTCTAACAGGCGGGGTACAGATGGCCGGACAGGACCGGTTGATCATGCGCCACAAGGTCTCGCTGATCATGACCTTGCCGCAGGCCTACAAGGCCCGGGTGCTGCAGATTGACGGCGTGGAAGCGGTGGCGCACCAGACCTGGTTCGGCGGCATCTACAAAGACGACCCGAAGAACGCGATCGGGACCTTTCCGGTGGAGCCGGACGACTTCTTCGACATGTATCCTGAGATCCTTCTGAAGGAGGATGAGAAGGCTGCATGGAAGGCGGCACGCACGGGCGCGATCGTCGGGCGTACGGCAGCGAACCGTTTCCAATGGAAAATCGGTGACCGGATCGCGCTGAAATCGCCGATCTGGGGTCAGCCCGCCGGGATGGAGCAGTGGGAATTCGACATCGTCGGTATTTATGACGGGGCGAAGAAGAACACCGACACGAGCGGCTTTTACTTCCGCTACGATTACTTTGAGGAAGCGCGGCAGCGGGAGAAGGGAAAGGTGGGCTGGTACTCGGTGCGCGTGAGCGACCCGAACCGCGCCGCCGAGATCGCCGGGAAGATCGACGATGAATTCGCGAACTCTCCCTACGAGACGAAGACCGAGGCGGAGGGTGCTTTCTTCCAAGGCTTTGCCAACCAGATCGGGGATATCGGTACGATCGTGATGTCGGTGGTGAGCGCGGTGTTCTTCACGATCCTGCTGGTGGCGGGAAACACGATGGCGCAATCGGTGCGTGAGCGGACGGAGGAACTGGGCGTGCTGAAGGCACTGGGCTTCACGAATCTGCGCGTGCTGGTGATGGTGTTGATCGAATCCTGCGTGATCGCGACTCTCGGCGGCTTCGCCGGCTTGGGAGTGGCATGGCTGATCGTGCAGGCGGGCAATCCGATGCCGCAGGTGCTGCCGATCTTCGACCTGCCGGATCAATTCGTGATCGCGGGAGCGATCACGGCAGTGGCGCTGGGTCTGGTAGCGGGAGCCATTCCCGCGTGGCAGGCGATGCGCCTGAGAATCTCCGAGGCCCTGCGCAAGGGCGGCTGATGAATCGCTAAATCCTCATCGAATCATGTCCGGACTCTATCAGGTCATCTCGGCCGCCCTCTTCAATCTCCGTTCCCTGCCGGAGCGGAAGGGTTCGGCCATTACCGCGGCGATCGGCATTGCCGGGGTGGTAGGTGTGTTGGTCGGCGTGCTGGCCATTGCGGAGGGATTCCGCAAGGCGATGACGGTTTCCGCCTCGCCGGAAGTGGCGGTGGTGCTGCGCAGCGGTGCGGACAGCGAAATGACCAGCGGCCTCGAGCGCGAGGCCACGCGGGTGATCAGCGATGCGCCGGGGATCGCGCGCGGGGCGAATGGTCCGCTGACTTCCGCGGAGCTTTTCGTGATCATCAATCTGCCGAACCGGAAGACCGGCACGGATGCGAACGTGCCCCTGCGTGGCGTGCAGCCCGGGGCCTTCGAAGTGCGTGGAAATGTCGAGATCGTGGAGGGCAGGCGCTTCGAGACGGGCAAGAATGAGATCATTGTCGGAGCAGGGGCGGCGCGCTCTTTTATCGGCTTGGAGGTAGGCAAGGAGATCAAGATGGGCCAGGTGACCTGGACCGTGGTGGGTATCTTCACGGCGGAGGGAGGAATCGCGGAGTCCGAGATTTGGTCGGATGCGGATGTGCTGGCACCGGCCTACAACCGCAGCGAGGGCTTCCAATCGGTGTATGTGCGCCTTACGGACAAGGATGTCTTCGAGGACTTCAAGGACACGCTCACGGCGGATCCGAAGTTGAGCGTGAAGGTTTCGCGGCAATCGGACTTCTACGAGGAGCAGGCCACGATCATGACGGACTTCATCACCAAGATCGGCGTATCGATCGCGGTGTTGATGGCCCTCGGCGCGCTCTTCGGGGCGCTGAACACCATGTATAGTGCGGTGGCGGCACGGACGCGGGAGATCTCCACGCTGCGGGCGCTGGGATTCGGCACCGGGCCGGTGGTGATCTCGGTGCTGGTGGAGTCGGTGATGCTTTCGCTGCTGGGCGGGGCCATCGGGGCGATCGCGGCCTACCTGCTCTTCGACGGCTACAAGGCCTCGACGATGAACTTCCAGACCTTCAGCCAGGTGTCCTTCGCCTTCAGCGTGACGCCGCGTCTGCTCCTGAATGCGATCCTGTTCGCGACGGCGATCGGCTTGTTCGGCGGGATCTTCCCGGCGATCCGCTCGGCGCGGCTGCCGATCGCATCCGGCCTGCGCGAATCGTGATGCCCCGCGCGGCGCTTGCGGTGGCGGACCGGCGGGTCTAGAGCATGCGCTCGATATGGAACACCACGTGTATTTCTGGCTGAAGGACGAGCACAAGAACGAGGCCGATCTGGCGACCTTCGAAGCGGGTCTGGATGACCTGTTCAAGGTGAAGGGTTGCACCGGCGGCTTCTGGGCCGTGCCGGCCAAGGTGATGGAGCGCCCGGTGATCGATCAGTCCTGGGACTACGCGACCACCATGACCTTTCCCTCCGTGGAAGCGCAGGACATTTATCAGGAAGACCCCGATCACTACGTCTTCATCAACAAGTTCAAGGACTGGTGGGCGAAAGTGGAGGTGAAAGACCTGGAGCGGAAGATGAAGTAAGGAGACCTGCATGAAAGCGCTGCAACTCGTCGCCCCGTCCGAACTCGCGGTGGTGGATCTGCCGCAACCCGAGCCGGCTGGCGGCGAGGTGCGCCTGCGGGTAAAGGCCTGCGGGATCTGCGGCAGCGATCTCCACGGCATGGATGGCAGCAGCGGCCGGCGGATCCCGCCGATCGTGATGGGCCACGAGGCCAGTGGTACGGTGGATGCCGTAGGTCCGGGCGTGACGGCATGGAAGCCGGGCGACCGCGTGACCTTCGACTCCACGGTCTGGTGCGGCGAGTGCGGCTACTGCCGGGAGGGAAAGGTGAACCTCTGCGATTCCAGGCAGGTCGTCGGCGTGTCCTGCGCGGAGTTTCGCCGGGACGGTGCTTTCGCGGAGTATGTGACGATTCCGCAACGGATACTCCATCGCCTGCCGGAGGGGCTGTCATTTGAAGAAGCAGCCTTCGCCGAGCCGGTAGGGGTGGCCCTGCATGCGGTGCGGCGCGCGGGGGAAATCGCCGGAGCTACGGTTCTCGTCGTAGGCGCGGGCTTGATCGGCTTGCTCATCATCCAGGCGCTGAAATATGCCGGGGCTGCCAAGGTGATCGCGGTGGATCTGGATGAAGGCCGCTTGAAGCTGGCCCGGGATCTCGGTGCGGATGAGACTCATCTTTCCGGCCGCGATACTCCCGCGCTCAGCGTGGACATCGCAATGGAGGTTGTGGGTGCCGCTCCGACCGTGGACCTCGCGATCCGTTCGGTGAAGAAGGGCGGCAGGGTGGTGCTGGTGGGGAATCTCTCGCCGAGCGTGCCGCTGCCGCTGCAGATCGTGGTCACGCGCGAGCTGGACGTGCTCGGTTCCTGTGCGATCGCCGGGGAGTATCCGGAGGCGCTGGAAGCGATTGCTTCCGGTGCGATCCGGGTGAAGCCGCTGATCACCGCGAGCGTGGGTTTGGAGAAGGGCGCGGAAGCTTTCGTGAAAGCGAAGGCCCCGGGTGCGCTGAAAGTGCTGGTCGTGGAAGATTGATCCTAGCGATGGACTCTTCCGAAGATCCGCTCTGCACCTCCTGCGGGAAGAATCCAAGCAGGCACCATCTGGCCATCGTCAAGAATGGGAGCAGGGATAGTCAGAACTTGTGCGACGATTGTTTCGAGGCCGAAGCTCCGCAGGAATACAAGGACGAGCTTGCCGCCATCCGGGCGGCCAGTTGCGGCTATTGCGGTGCCCAAGCAGCCCTTAAGGCGAGCACGATCGACACGATCATCGGCCGACCGGCGGACCGCTTCGCCTGCTACTCCTGTTTCCAAGAGCATCACCGGTTTTTGTTAGAACGGCTGCACGGTATGGAAGCCGGGCTGACAGATGCCAAGGCCTCGGACCAGATCCAAGTGCTGCAGCGGCTCTCGGAGGAAACCGAGGCCCACATGCGGGACTGGGTAAGACAACGCGACAACTGAATGAACCTCTTCGATCTCAGCGGTAAGACCGCCCTTGTCACCGGAGCCAGCCGCGGGCTGGGCAAAGGATTCGCCCTGGCCCTGGCGCGTGCCGGTGCGGACGTGGTGGTGACCAGTCGCACGCGCGAATCGCTGGATGCTACCGTGGCGGAGATCCACGCGCTGGGCCGCAAGGCATGGGCGGTGGTGCTCGATGTTCGCGACCAAGACAGCATCACCGAGGCCGCGGAGGCGGCATGGGCGGCGGCGGGCAAGCTCGACATTCTCGTGAACAACGCGGGCTGCAATGTCCGCAAGCCGGCGCTGGAAGTGACTTGGGAGGATTGGAACCTCATCCTCGATACCAACCTGCGCGGGGTCTTCTTCATGGCTCAGGCGGTCGCCCGGCGGATGGTCGAGCGCGGCTACGGACGCATCGTCAATATCGGCTCCGTGACCTGCGTGAACGGCTACGCGGGCCTGGCTCCTTACGGTGCGAGCCGCGGCGGCGTGAAGCAGCTCACCATGAGCCTGGCCGACGATTGGGGGAAGCACGGCGTGACGGTGAATTGCCTCGCTCCCGGCTGGTTCAAGACCGCGCAGAACGCGGTGATGTACGAGGACGAAGGCTGGGTCGACTACCTGACCGACCGCATTCCTCTCAAGCGGCCGGGTGCCCCCGGCGACCTTGATGGCACCTTGGTTTTCCTCGCCTCCGATGCCAGCGCCTACATGACCGGCCAGACCCTGCTGGTGGATGGAGGGATCTCGGTAGGTGCGGTGAAAGCGGTACCGAAAAAGTAGCTCACACGCTACGCTTCCAGAGCCAGACCGGGCCGTCTTCCGGATGGTCGATCGCCCCTTCAAAGGTGAATCCCGCCTTCTCGCAAATGCGGGTGGAGGGGCTTTTCTCCGGGAGGGTGTGGGCGATCAAGGTGCTCACTCCCGCGGCTTCCTTGGCGATCTTCACCAGTTGCCCGGCCATCCATGATCCGTAGCCCTTGCC contains the following coding sequences:
- a CDS encoding cell division protein FtsZ → MIEFPRDLQNTIPSSSVKIVGLGGAGTNMLDRVVLDGMDGAEMLAINTDIRTLSGSVARDRIQLGRNLTKGLGAGGDPELGQQAVLEAESEVRASLKGRKIVFLCVGLGGGTGSGAAPIVCRIAREEGAFVVVFATMPFSFEGRRRREQADTSLNELAVLSNALVTFDNTRMGDLVLAKQGIHEAFAAADRMISESIKAVIRLVIRPGLINVGLDDLMAALRTTRSRCLFGSGIATGKDRAQKALRNALNSPLLDQGALLRDTETVLVHLCGGEDLTLYEIELLMQSLSKHVPEKAHVLFGAAVDPSMGDHLSITMISSLPEDRLHIPRTSPIERPGLLEPTVGFADDVEEEEEEPVAIKPVAREKKPAVKAAVTAASLFADPAPAPVVAEFTSRAAVVVDEAPFAEPEPSPFTIDPIKPEEEEDEEVFTSLRKEEPELEVEPEREPEPELESEPEAVSLPEIEDEDFPELEAPPVSEPEEEEPAFFSIADDQEAANEKEPEGEKPVVLPGVFDDLEEEFADLEEPVVLEKPSGKPKSGKAQTELSFEGGPRGKFEGASPSLFEGEDLDVPAFLRKKR
- a CDS encoding ABC transporter permease produces the protein MKFLPLIWAGLKRKKLRTVLTFLSIFVAFLLLGFLGIIHTGLTGGVQMAGQDRLIMRHKVSLIMTLPQAYKARVLQIDGVEAVAHQTWFGGIYKDDPKNAIGTFPVEPDDFFDMYPEILLKEDEKAAWKAARTGAIVGRTAANRFQWKIGDRIALKSPIWGQPAGMEQWEFDIVGIYDGAKKNTDTSGFYFRYDYFEEARQREKGKVGWYSVRVSDPNRAAEIAGKIDDEFANSPYETKTEAEGAFFQGFANQIGDIGTIVMSVVSAVFFTILLVAGNTMAQSVRERTEELGVLKALGFTNLRVLVMVLIESCVIATLGGFAGLGVAWLIVQAGNPMPQVLPIFDLPDQFVIAGAITAVALGLVAGAIPAWQAMRLRISEALRKGG
- a CDS encoding Dabb family protein, with the translated sequence MEHHVYFWLKDEHKNEADLATFEAGLDDLFKVKGCTGGFWAVPAKVMERPVIDQSWDYATTMTFPSVEAQDIYQEDPDHYVFINKFKDWWAKVEVKDLERKMK
- a CDS encoding efflux RND transporter periplasmic adaptor subunit, which gives rise to MESKPSSLESLRIDRSQTPLKSSSGKAWWVILTVILLAAGAFFWTKRPQAVAVKTAPARVQQGTGGSSAKTLLNATGYVTTRLDATVSSKVTGKVAEILVEEGMKVEKGQVLARLDDSNVQTALRLAEARLESSKRALEEAEPALAYAEAELNRLRGLEQTRAVSKTDYERAEAEARGRRAGLERLRSEVTVSERQVDDWKQQLDDTIIRAPFAGVVTTKDSQPGEMISPISAGGGFTRTGICTLVDMKSLEIEVDVGESFINRVKSGQPVEATLDAYPSWKIPCKVIAIIPTADRQKATVKVRVGFDQLDPRILPQMGVKVAFQSDEAPEPVAANAVLVPKDAVAKSSAGKDIIWVVREDKVERRAVTLGPEQGGDLVVKAGVSSGDAVVLNPPSTLEDGAKVTLEKSR
- a CDS encoding galactitol-1-phosphate 5-dehydrogenase produces the protein MKALQLVAPSELAVVDLPQPEPAGGEVRLRVKACGICGSDLHGMDGSSGRRIPPIVMGHEASGTVDAVGPGVTAWKPGDRVTFDSTVWCGECGYCREGKVNLCDSRQVVGVSCAEFRRDGAFAEYVTIPQRILHRLPEGLSFEEAAFAEPVGVALHAVRRAGEIAGATVLVVGAGLIGLLIIQALKYAGAAKVIAVDLDEGRLKLARDLGADETHLSGRDTPALSVDIAMEVVGAAPTVDLAIRSVKKGGRVVLVGNLSPSVPLPLQIVVTRELDVLGSCAIAGEYPEALEAIASGAIRVKPLITASVGLEKGAEAFVKAKAPGALKVLVVED
- a CDS encoding ABC transporter ATP-binding protein encodes the protein MSDSRPTLVRIDNVTRTFTRGSEQIPVLSGLHLDVKEAEFLALMGPSGSGKSTLLNLIGGLDRPSSGVVQIGPDRVDQLSDGQLAAWRARHIGFVFQFYNLLPALNAERNVELPLLLTHLNKAKRRQHVAAALDAVGLSHRVKSFPRTLSGGEQQRVGIARAIVTDPTVLLCDEPTGDLDRKSGDEILSLLQSLNRDHGKTIIMVTHDPHASARATRTVYLNKGQLSDTPED
- a CDS encoding ABC transporter permease, coding for MSGLYQVISAALFNLRSLPERKGSAITAAIGIAGVVGVLVGVLAIAEGFRKAMTVSASPEVAVVLRSGADSEMTSGLEREATRVISDAPGIARGANGPLTSAELFVIINLPNRKTGTDANVPLRGVQPGAFEVRGNVEIVEGRRFETGKNEIIVGAGAARSFIGLEVGKEIKMGQVTWTVVGIFTAEGGIAESEIWSDADVLAPAYNRSEGFQSVYVRLTDKDVFEDFKDTLTADPKLSVKVSRQSDFYEEQATIMTDFITKIGVSIAVLMALGALFGALNTMYSAVAARTREISTLRALGFGTGPVVISVLVESVMLSLLGGAIGAIAAYLLFDGYKASTMNFQTFSQVSFAFSVTPRLLLNAILFATAIGLFGGIFPAIRSARLPIASGLRES
- a CDS encoding DUF7685 domain-containing protein, whose protein sequence is MDSSEDPLCTSCGKNPSRHHLAIVKNGSRDSQNLCDDCFEAEAPQEYKDELAAIRAASCGYCGAQAALKASTIDTIIGRPADRFACYSCFQEHHRFLLERLHGMEAGLTDAKASDQIQVLQRLSEETEAHMRDWVRQRDN
- a CDS encoding SDR family NAD(P)-dependent oxidoreductase; translation: MNLFDLSGKTALVTGASRGLGKGFALALARAGADVVVTSRTRESLDATVAEIHALGRKAWAVVLDVRDQDSITEAAEAAWAAAGKLDILVNNAGCNVRKPALEVTWEDWNLILDTNLRGVFFMAQAVARRMVERGYGRIVNIGSVTCVNGYAGLAPYGASRGGVKQLTMSLADDWGKHGVTVNCLAPGWFKTAQNAVMYEDEGWVDYLTDRIPLKRPGAPGDLDGTLVFLASDASAYMTGQTLLVDGGISVGAVKAVPKK